Proteins encoded in a region of the Sphingomonas sp. HMP9 genome:
- a CDS encoding beta-ketoacyl-ACP synthase III encodes MIRSVVIGTGSALPVRRVSNAELTETVDTSDEWIVERTGIRFRHIAGEGETTATLAADACKAALVAAGIDSQSIDLIVLATATPDQTFPSSATKVQAMLGIDDCVAFDVAAVCSGFLYAVQVVDSMIRSGVAKRALVIGAETFSRILDWEDRTTCVLFGDGAGAIVLEAQDTADADGRGILTTKLHADGRHNELLYVDGGVSTTGTVGKLRMKGREVFRHAVTNLASVMTESLAMAGLDANQVDWVVPHQANARILDATARKLGLAPAKVVVTVDQHANTSAASVPLALDVAVRDGRIREGQIVVLEAMGGGFTWGAAVIRF; translated from the coding sequence ATGATCCGTTCGGTCGTCATCGGCACGGGCTCCGCCCTGCCCGTCCGTCGTGTCTCGAACGCCGAACTCACGGAGACCGTTGATACCAGCGACGAGTGGATCGTCGAGCGCACCGGCATCCGCTTCCGCCACATCGCCGGCGAAGGCGAGACGACCGCGACGCTGGCGGCCGATGCGTGCAAGGCCGCGCTGGTCGCAGCGGGGATCGACTCGCAGAGCATCGACCTGATCGTGCTCGCCACCGCGACTCCGGACCAGACGTTTCCGTCGAGCGCCACCAAGGTGCAGGCGATGCTCGGGATCGACGACTGCGTCGCGTTCGACGTCGCCGCGGTCTGCTCGGGCTTCCTCTACGCGGTCCAGGTCGTCGACAGCATGATCCGCAGCGGTGTCGCCAAGCGTGCGCTGGTGATCGGCGCGGAGACGTTCAGCCGCATCCTCGACTGGGAAGACCGGACGACCTGCGTGTTGTTCGGCGATGGCGCTGGCGCGATCGTGCTCGAGGCGCAGGATACCGCCGACGCGGACGGGCGCGGGATCCTGACGACCAAGCTGCACGCCGATGGCCGGCACAACGAGCTTCTCTACGTCGACGGCGGCGTCTCGACGACCGGCACTGTCGGCAAGCTGCGCATGAAGGGCCGCGAGGTCTTCCGTCATGCGGTGACTAACCTGGCATCCGTCATGACCGAGTCGCTGGCGATGGCCGGGCTCGACGCGAACCAGGTCGACTGGGTCGTGCCGCATCAGGCGAACGCCCGGATCCTGGACGCGACCGCGCGGAAACTCGGCCTTGCCCCCGCCAAGGTTGTCGTCACCGTCGACCAGCATGCCAACACGTCGGCTGCCTCCGTACCGCTCGCTCTGGACGTCGCGGTGCGCGACGGTCGCATTCGGGAAGGCCAGATCGTCGTGCTGGAGGCGATGGGCGGCGGTTTTACCTGGGGTGCTGCGGTTATCCGCTTCTAA
- a CDS encoding integration host factor subunit alpha encodes MTMTGTLTRADLAESLHREVGLSRSDSSKIVEQILAEMCGALSEGENVKISGFGTFVLRDKGERVGRNPKTGIEVPIAPRRVLTFRASQMMRERIVGAD; translated from the coding sequence ATGACGATGACCGGTACTTTGACGCGGGCCGATTTGGCCGAGTCCCTCCACCGCGAGGTTGGATTGTCGCGTTCGGACTCATCGAAGATCGTCGAACAGATCCTCGCCGAGATGTGCGGCGCGCTGTCCGAAGGCGAGAACGTCAAGATCTCCGGGTTCGGGACGTTCGTGCTGCGCGACAAGGGCGAGCGCGTGGGCCGCAATCCGAAGACCGGCATCGAAGTGCCGATCGCGCCCCGCCGTGTCCTGACGTTCCGCGCAAGCCAGATGATGCGTGAGCGCATCGTCGGTGCCGACTAA
- a CDS encoding MerR family transcriptional regulator has protein sequence MPDGDDDSPADPTGDSGQNTNLVLASDGDAPSASVPGKTPVSGKTGAAFRTIGELSRETGLPQHILRYWETRFPQLRPLQRAGNRRYYRAEDAVLVRRIDTLLNREGYTVRGVQQLLAAEKTPVATTEAIEPMIPALRAIRALLADALVEDGRRA, from the coding sequence ATGCCCGACGGTGACGATGATTCCCCTGCCGACCCTACAGGCGACAGCGGTCAAAATACCAATCTTGTCTTAGCCAGCGACGGGGACGCTCCGTCGGCATCCGTTCCTGGCAAAACTCCCGTTTCAGGCAAGACTGGCGCGGCGTTTCGAACGATCGGCGAGCTGTCACGCGAGACCGGCCTGCCACAGCATATCCTGCGATATTGGGAGACCCGGTTTCCGCAGCTGCGCCCCCTGCAACGCGCGGGCAATCGACGCTATTACCGTGCCGAGGATGCGGTACTGGTCCGGCGGATCGATACGCTGCTCAATCGCGAAGGCTATACCGTCCGCGGCGTGCAGCAATTGCTTGCCGCTGAAAAGACACCGGTCGCCACGACCGAGGCGATCGAGCCCATGATCCCTGCCCTCCGTGCGATCCGCGCGCTTCTGGCAGACGCATTGGTCGAGGACGGCCGGCGCGCCTGA
- a CDS encoding MucR family transcriptional regulator, with product MTDTINTVELAAELTAAWLANPNTRTAADDVPTFLVAMHAAVEKLVGNGDAEPETAAMPASEPAVSVRKSLASPDHIISMLDGKKYKTLRRHLSTNGMTPEQYRERFNLKADYPMVAATYSEARRAMAKSIGLGRKAGTTIEKASEDAVKTVRKGGKAALDAAKKTLGSEG from the coding sequence GTGACTGATACAATCAATACGGTCGAGCTTGCCGCCGAACTGACGGCAGCATGGCTTGCGAACCCCAATACGCGCACCGCCGCAGACGACGTACCCACGTTCCTCGTCGCGATGCACGCTGCGGTCGAGAAGCTTGTCGGTAATGGCGATGCCGAACCCGAGACTGCTGCGATGCCTGCGTCGGAGCCGGCCGTTTCGGTCCGCAAGTCGCTCGCGTCGCCGGATCACATCATCTCGATGCTCGACGGCAAGAAGTACAAGACGCTGCGTCGCCACCTGTCGACCAACGGCATGACGCCGGAACAGTATCGCGAGCGCTTCAACCTGAAGGCCGACTATCCGATGGTCGCCGCGACCTATTCGGAAGCGCGTCGTGCGATGGCGAAGTCGATCGGGCTCGGTCGTAAGGCCGGCACGACGATCGAGAAGGCATCGGAAGACGCGGTGAAGACCGTCCGCAAGGGCGGCAAGGCAGCACTCGACGCGGCCAAGAAGACGCTCGGCAGCGAGGGTTAA
- a CDS encoding MucR family transcriptional regulator, with the protein MAEDTTDLNAVELATEPTIAWLGNPNTRSSADDVPAFLGKMHETVATLLGTTTEAAPVEAATEYTPAVTARKSLASKDHIISMIDGKSYKTLRRHLATHGMTPAEYRERYGLKPDYPMVAENYSESRRAMAKKIGLVRKPGPRKTDSAPAQATTRKRKTDIAAAAE; encoded by the coding sequence ATGGCCGAAGATACCACTGACCTGAATGCCGTCGAGCTGGCAACAGAACCTACGATCGCCTGGCTCGGCAACCCGAATACGCGGAGTTCGGCTGATGACGTTCCCGCGTTTCTCGGCAAAATGCATGAGACCGTCGCGACGTTGCTCGGCACCACGACCGAGGCTGCTCCGGTCGAAGCTGCGACCGAATACACGCCTGCCGTAACGGCACGCAAATCGCTCGCGTCGAAGGATCACATCATATCGATGATCGACGGCAAGTCGTACAAGACTTTGCGCCGTCACCTCGCGACGCACGGCATGACTCCTGCCGAATACCGCGAACGTTATGGCCTGAAGCCCGATTACCCGATGGTCGCCGAAAACTACTCGGAAAGCCGTCGCGCGATGGCGAAGAAGATCGGCCTCGTTCGCAAGCCTGGTCCGCGCAAGACCGACTCGGCGCCTGCCCAGGCGACGACGCGCAAGCGCAAGACGGACATCGCCGCCGCCGCTGAATAA
- a CDS encoding flagellar motor protein MotB, whose protein sequence is MAARAPHGTNQPPKVIVKKIYIEAHGGHHGGAWKVAYADFVTAMMAFFLLLWIVGATTEKQRKGIADYFAPTILNTRSLGIGGGGLFGGESILDKNRIGPKPGQTSMAQLAIPDAGLGGPSAGTGPKGSLKSRDALTKEDRKNFAALRRRVLGQIAGNARLSRLQNHVRFLPTQDGMRIDLVDDANYSMFALGTTALDPEASALIGMIAGSVQGMRNPIMIRGHTDSVPYGDPRAMNNWMLSSGRAEATRRRLLSGGTPEERFERIEGVADREPLIVKDPADPRNRRVAITLLYRRGLFAK, encoded by the coding sequence GTGGCCGCCCGCGCGCCTCACGGTACGAACCAGCCGCCCAAGGTCATCGTCAAGAAGATCTATATCGAGGCGCATGGCGGCCATCACGGTGGCGCGTGGAAAGTCGCCTATGCCGATTTCGTCACGGCAATGATGGCGTTCTTCCTGCTGCTGTGGATCGTCGGCGCGACCACCGAGAAACAGCGCAAGGGCATTGCGGATTACTTCGCTCCGACCATCCTCAACACGCGCTCGCTCGGGATCGGCGGCGGCGGGCTGTTCGGCGGTGAATCGATCCTCGACAAGAACCGCATCGGTCCCAAGCCCGGCCAGACCAGCATGGCGCAACTGGCGATCCCCGATGCCGGGCTCGGCGGTCCGTCGGCAGGGACGGGGCCCAAGGGGTCGTTGAAAAGCCGCGACGCGCTGACCAAGGAAGACCGCAAGAACTTCGCGGCGCTGCGTCGGCGCGTGCTTGGCCAGATCGCGGGGAACGCCAGATTGTCACGATTGCAGAACCATGTCCGGTTCTTGCCGACGCAGGACGGGATGCGGATCGACCTGGTCGACGACGCCAACTATTCGATGTTCGCGCTGGGTACGACCGCGCTCGATCCCGAGGCGTCGGCACTGATCGGCATGATCGCCGGCTCGGTGCAGGGCATGCGGAACCCGATCATGATCCGCGGGCATACCGACAGCGTACCGTACGGCGATCCGCGCGCGATGAACAACTGGATGCTGTCCTCAGGCCGCGCCGAGGCGACGCGGCGACGGTTGTTGTCGGGTGGCACGCCGGAGGAACGGTTCGAGCGGATCGAAGGCGTCGCCGATCGGGAGCCACTGATCGTCAAGGATCCCGCGGACCCGCGCAACCGCCGCGTCGCGATCACATTGCTCTACCGCCGCGGGCTCTTCGCGAAGTGA
- the motA gene encoding flagellar motor stator protein MotA, which yields MFPVIGIVVLLVMVFGGFAFTGGALGPVMEAIPHEMLIIGGAAAGALIIGNSGKELKGLGAGLGKVFKGPKYKKQDYLDVIFLVSKLMKMLRMDGPIALEPHVEDPQSSAVFAEYPKLLKDKALVNLIADTLRLVVVSSGTLDVHAVEEVMDHSIKTHHHEEEAAHGTLASLADALPALGIVAAVLGVVKTMGSIDKPPSILGAMIGSALVGTFMGVLLAYGIVAPLANRLKQVLDADASIYDVVKQIIIASLHGHPQPLVIEAARSGIAHKNQPGFAEVFDGLRGK from the coding sequence ATGTTTCCGGTTATCGGCATCGTCGTCCTGCTCGTCATGGTGTTCGGCGGATTCGCCTTCACCGGCGGCGCGCTCGGCCCCGTCATGGAGGCCATTCCGCACGAGATGCTGATCATCGGCGGGGCCGCCGCCGGCGCGCTGATCATCGGCAATTCGGGCAAGGAGCTGAAAGGTCTCGGCGCTGGCCTCGGCAAGGTCTTCAAGGGCCCGAAATACAAGAAACAGGACTATCTCGACGTCATCTTCCTCGTCAGCAAGCTGATGAAGATGCTGCGGATGGACGGCCCGATCGCGCTCGAGCCGCATGTCGAGGATCCGCAGTCGTCCGCGGTGTTCGCCGAATATCCCAAGCTCCTGAAGGACAAGGCGCTCGTCAACCTGATCGCCGACACGCTGCGCCTGGTCGTGGTGTCGTCGGGCACGCTCGACGTGCACGCGGTCGAGGAGGTGATGGACCACTCGATCAAGACGCATCACCACGAGGAGGAGGCCGCGCACGGCACGCTCGCGAGCCTCGCCGACGCGTTGCCCGCGCTGGGTATCGTCGCGGCGGTGCTCGGCGTGGTGAAGACGATGGGCTCGATCGACAAGCCACCGTCGATTTTGGGCGCGATGATCGGCTCGGCGCTGGTCGGCACGTTCATGGGCGTGCTGCTGGCGTACGGAATCGTCGCGCCGCTCGCGAACCGGTTGAAGCAGGTGCTCGATGCCGATGCGTCGATCTACGACGTGGTGAAGCAGATCATCATTGCCTCGCTGCACGGCCATCCGCAGCCGCTGGTGATCGAGGCCGCGCGCTCGGGCATCGCGCACAAGAACCAGCCGGGCTTCGCCGAAGTCTTCGACGGGCTTCGCGGGAAGTAA
- a CDS encoding flagellin N-terminal helical domain-containing protein, with the protein MQIATSLFYDRAAASMSSLGAKTDQLQTQISTGTRLSAPSSDSAAYQRLAGLKRDTVNDKAYVANLGTAESILKQGDTSLSAITDQLQSATELVTQAKTGTLNAANRKAIGEQIAGIVATLTNLANAKDARGQALFGGGDGAPAVAVDGTYALAAKPVSAIPIGDGQSVQANETAARIFTVGGTTKADGSIEGGTNTLAMLSAIAAVLQSDDFTAGSLGTSLADLGAAADQVSTVQASLGARAVRVDLETTRLTDVAADREATRSGLEDTDLTTTVVELQKTMTILSATQASFSKLSALSLFDYLR; encoded by the coding sequence ATGCAGATCGCGACCAGCCTATTCTACGACCGCGCAGCAGCGTCGATGTCGTCGCTTGGGGCGAAGACGGACCAGTTGCAGACGCAGATCTCGACCGGCACCAGATTATCGGCACCGTCCTCCGACAGTGCCGCCTACCAGCGCCTCGCTGGGCTGAAGCGCGATACCGTCAACGACAAGGCCTATGTCGCCAATCTAGGCACCGCCGAATCCATTCTGAAGCAGGGCGACACCAGCCTTTCCGCGATTACCGACCAGCTGCAGAGCGCGACCGAGCTGGTGACGCAGGCAAAGACCGGCACGCTGAACGCGGCAAACCGCAAGGCGATCGGCGAGCAGATCGCCGGGATCGTCGCGACGCTGACCAATCTCGCCAACGCCAAGGACGCGCGCGGGCAGGCGCTGTTCGGAGGCGGTGACGGCGCGCCCGCGGTCGCGGTTGACGGCACCTACGCGCTCGCCGCCAAGCCGGTGTCGGCGATTCCGATCGGCGACGGCCAGAGCGTCCAGGCGAACGAGACCGCCGCGCGCATCTTCACCGTCGGCGGCACGACCAAGGCTGATGGCAGCATCGAGGGCGGCACCAACACGCTCGCGATGCTGTCCGCGATCGCCGCCGTGCTGCAATCGGACGATTTCACCGCGGGTTCGCTCGGTACGTCGCTCGCCGATCTCGGCGCCGCGGCGGACCAGGTGTCGACCGTCCAGGCGTCGCTCGGCGCGCGCGCCGTCCGGGTCGATCTGGAGACGACCCGGCTGACCGATGTCGCAGCAGACCGCGAGGCGACCCGGTCCGGGCTCGAGGATACCGACCTCACCACCACCGTGGTCGAGCTGCAGAAGACGATGACGATCCTGTCGGCCACGCAGGCGAGCTTTTCCAAGCTCTCGGCGCTGTCGCTGTTCGATTATCTGCGCTGA
- the flgK gene encoding flagellar hook-associated protein FlgK, with protein sequence MSDLLSIGASGVRAYQTALSTVSENIANTGTAGYTRRTTTLAEVSSVGGGLNARNALSSSGVTVTGIGRSADAYRSQAVRTAGTDLAKTEAGITWMNRIETALGDNQLGDRITGFFTAAQKLAADPSSEPARAVMLEAAGTAAAAFTATGRALDTATADLDSTASQAVQSFNALGTALARINDGIARTQPGSSIAAQLADQRDQMLEQMSTIADITTSFDTLGRTTVRLGGATGAVFVAGGSSEQISYARNGEGAVQFAVTGVGGASAVSPTGGALAGFAEGAQRLAAARGSLNAIASDFTAKVNAVQAQGRDLNGTAGAPLFATGATPTDIAVSLTDPREIAAAGSTGGPRDASNLAALQAVRTSGAFERRTTTLIAGNAAALEQRKVVADAQGAIRDGAVSALASASGVDLDSEAVDLLRFQQAYQASSRVIQTARDTLQTILDLR encoded by the coding sequence ATGAGCGATCTCCTCTCGATCGGCGCCTCGGGCGTGCGCGCGTACCAGACCGCGCTGTCGACGGTGTCGGAGAACATCGCGAACACGGGCACCGCGGGCTATACCCGGCGGACGACGACGCTCGCCGAAGTCTCATCGGTCGGTGGCGGGCTGAACGCGCGCAACGCGCTCAGCAGCAGCGGCGTCACCGTGACCGGCATCGGCCGCAGCGCCGACGCCTACCGGTCGCAAGCGGTCCGCACGGCCGGCACCGATCTCGCCAAGACCGAAGCCGGCATCACCTGGATGAACCGGATCGAGACGGCGCTCGGCGACAACCAGCTTGGCGACCGCATCACCGGCTTCTTCACGGCCGCACAGAAACTTGCCGCCGATCCCTCGTCGGAGCCGGCGCGCGCCGTCATGCTCGAAGCGGCCGGGACGGCTGCCGCCGCGTTCACCGCAACCGGGCGCGCGCTCGACACCGCGACCGCCGATCTCGATTCGACCGCGTCGCAGGCGGTGCAGTCGTTCAACGCACTCGGCACCGCGCTCGCCAGGATCAACGACGGCATCGCGCGGACCCAGCCGGGATCGTCGATCGCCGCGCAGCTCGCCGACCAGCGCGACCAGATGCTCGAACAGATGAGCACGATCGCCGACATCACCACGTCGTTCGATACGCTCGGGCGGACCACCGTCCGGCTCGGCGGCGCGACCGGCGCGGTGTTCGTCGCAGGCGGCTCGAGCGAGCAGATCTCCTACGCTCGGAACGGCGAAGGCGCGGTGCAGTTCGCAGTGACCGGCGTGGGCGGTGCATCGGCCGTGTCGCCGACCGGCGGCGCCCTGGCCGGCTTCGCGGAAGGGGCACAGCGTCTCGCCGCCGCGCGCGGATCGCTCAACGCCATCGCCAGCGACTTCACCGCGAAGGTCAATGCGGTCCAGGCGCAGGGCCGCGACCTGAACGGCACCGCCGGCGCGCCGCTGTTCGCGACCGGCGCCACGCCGACCGACATTGCGGTCTCGCTGACCGACCCGCGCGAAATCGCCGCGGCGGGCTCCACTGGCGGCCCGCGCGATGCGTCCAACCTTGCCGCGTTGCAGGCGGTCCGCACTAGCGGCGCGTTCGAGAGGCGCACCACGACGTTGATCGCCGGCAACGCCGCCGCGCTCGAACAGCGCAAGGTCGTCGCCGATGCCCAGGGCGCGATCCGCGACGGCGCGGTCAGTGCGCTCGCGTCCGCCTCGGGTGTCGATCTCGATAGCGAAGCGGTCGACCTGCTGCGCTTCCAGCAGGCCTATCAAGCGTCGAGCCGCGTGATCCAGACCGCGCGCGACACGCTCCAGACCATCCTCGATCTACGGTAA